From Pan paniscus chromosome 9, NHGRI_mPanPan1-v2.0_pri, whole genome shotgun sequence, the proteins below share one genomic window:
- the TMEM218 gene encoding transmembrane protein 218 isoform X1: MAGTVLGVGAGVFILALLWVAVLLLCVLLSRASGAARFSVIFLFFGAVIITSVLLLFPRAGEFPAPEVEVKIVDDFFIGRYVLLAFLSAIFLGGLFLVLIHYVLEPIYAKPLHSY, encoded by the exons ATGGCTGGCACTGTGCTCGGAGTCGGTGCGGGCGTGTTCATCTTAGCCCTGCTCTGGGTGGCAGTGCTGCTGCTGTGTGTGCTGCTGTCCAGAGCCTCCGGGGCGGCGAG GTTCTCtgtcatttttttattcttcGGTGCTGTGATCATCACATCAGTTCTGTTGCTTTTCCCGCGAGCTGGTGAATTCCCAGCCCCAGAGGTGGAAGTTAAG ATTGTGGATGACTTTTTCATTGGCCGCTATGTCCTGCTGGCTTTCCTTAGTGCCATCTTCCTTGGAGGCCTCTTCTTGGTTTTAATCCATTATGTTCTGGAGCCGATCTATGccaaaccactgcactcctacTGA
- the TMEM218 gene encoding transmembrane protein 218 isoform X2, with the protein MAGTVLGVGAGVFILALLWVAVLLLCVLLSRASGAARNWELPRINGNAPSWYLSRKKDFGLKRFSVIFLFFGAVIITSVLLLFPRAGEFPAPEVEVKIVDDFFIGRYVLLAFLSAIFLGGLFLVLIHYVLEPIYAKPLHSY; encoded by the exons ATGGCTGGCACTGTGCTCGGAGTCGGTGCGGGCGTGTTCATCTTAGCCCTGCTCTGGGTGGCAGTGCTGCTGCTGTGTGTGCTGCTGTCCAGAGCCTCCGGGGCGGCGAG GAATTGGGAATTACCAAGAATAAATGGGAATGCACCCAGCTGGTACCTGTCTAGGAAGAAGGACTTTGGGTTGAAGAG GTTCTCtgtcatttttttattcttcGGTGCTGTGATCATCACATCAGTTCTGTTGCTTTTCCCGCGAGCTGGTGAATTCCCAGCCCCAGAGGTGGAAGTTAAG ATTGTGGATGACTTTTTCATTGGCCGCTATGTCCTGCTGGCTTTCCTTAGTGCCATCTTCCTTGGAGGCCTCTTCTTGGTTTTAATCCATTATGTTCTGGAGCCGATCTATGccaaaccactgcactcctacTGA